A section of the Aminiphilus circumscriptus DSM 16581 genome encodes:
- a CDS encoding pyridoxal phosphate-dependent aminotransferase → MSLERHVAVRFSRLEPSAMMQMFKAAAKRTGLINLTLGEPDIPTDPRIVEAARQAGLAGETHYAQSRGNLSLREAVSRRWADKYGFVQDPEEILVTTGGSQACWLAFQTLLEPGDEVLLLEPYFTFYAQQVRYNQGVPVAVPCRKENHFLPLEEDLRRAVTRRTKALVVNSPCNPSGAVFDRATLEGIARVALEQDLCVLSDELYESYVFQGSHIPFATLPGMRERTLTIGGFSKSYAMCGWRIGYAMGPEELLKPMDILAIVQTLSVNSMVQRAAEFALSEAQDAERAIVDTYRRRTRHAASLARELPGVNAALPKGAFYLFADISGTGMNGDAFALRMLEEAGVALIPGIAFGETCGDFIRIACTVDEKKLEEAFSRMAAVLRS, encoded by the coding sequence GTGAGCCTGGAACGACACGTTGCCGTGAGGTTCTCCCGACTCGAACCCTCGGCGATGATGCAAATGTTCAAGGCCGCAGCGAAACGGACGGGACTCATCAACCTCACCCTCGGCGAACCGGACATCCCCACCGACCCACGCATTGTGGAAGCGGCCCGCCAGGCCGGGCTGGCCGGTGAGACACATTACGCCCAGAGCCGGGGAAATCTCAGCCTCCGAGAGGCCGTCAGCCGCCGTTGGGCAGATAAATACGGCTTCGTCCAGGATCCGGAGGAGATCCTCGTCACCACCGGCGGCTCCCAGGCGTGCTGGCTCGCCTTCCAGACCTTGCTCGAACCGGGCGACGAAGTCCTTCTGCTCGAACCCTACTTCACCTTCTACGCCCAGCAGGTCCGCTACAATCAGGGCGTCCCCGTGGCAGTCCCCTGCCGGAAGGAAAACCATTTTCTCCCCCTCGAGGAAGACCTGCGCCGGGCCGTCACCCGCCGAACAAAGGCGCTCGTCGTCAACTCTCCCTGTAATCCTTCGGGGGCCGTCTTCGACAGGGCGACACTGGAGGGCATCGCCCGCGTCGCCCTGGAACAGGACCTGTGCGTTCTCTCCGACGAACTGTACGAGTCCTACGTCTTTCAGGGAAGTCACATCCCCTTCGCCACCCTGCCGGGCATGCGGGAGCGGACTCTCACCATCGGGGGATTCTCCAAATCCTACGCCATGTGCGGCTGGCGGATCGGCTATGCCATGGGGCCGGAAGAACTCCTCAAACCCATGGACATCCTCGCCATCGTGCAGACCCTTTCGGTGAACAGCATGGTGCAGCGCGCCGCCGAATTCGCACTGAGCGAGGCTCAGGATGCGGAACGTGCCATCGTTGACACCTACAGGCGACGGACCCGGCACGCCGCGTCCCTGGCGAGAGAACTGCCCGGCGTCAATGCCGCACTTCCCAAGGGAGCCTTCTATCTTTTCGCCGACATTTCCGGAACGGGAATGAACGGAGACGCCTTCGCGCTCCGTATGCTGGAGGAAGCCGGTGTCGCCCTCATCCCGGGCATCGCCTTCGGCGAGACATGCGGTGACTTCATCCGCATCGCCTGCACTGTGGACGAGAAAAAACTGGAGGAAGCCTTCTCGCGCATGGCAGCGGTTCTCCGCTCCTGA
- a CDS encoding cupin domain-containing protein, whose translation MSEETKVGQGGLVEDLPLWDASALAPNVRKRIIFGPGQFWDDYVMRHFTLPPGEKIPPHRHAWDHFVLSLKGHGRVVVQGESIDLAAGRWGRVPPDVEHVFENPGDEDFVFVCIVPAHGDPHAKKTAMRAERAARKTAKNDAKEGAGTP comes from the coding sequence ATGTCGGAAGAGACGAAGGTCGGACAGGGGGGGCTCGTCGAGGATCTGCCCCTCTGGGATGCGTCCGCACTGGCTCCGAACGTGCGGAAACGAATCATCTTCGGCCCCGGGCAGTTCTGGGACGACTACGTGATGCGCCATTTCACCCTGCCCCCGGGGGAGAAAATTCCTCCGCACAGACACGCCTGGGATCATTTCGTGCTCTCCCTCAAAGGGCATGGCCGTGTGGTGGTCCAGGGTGAATCGATCGATCTCGCGGCAGGACGGTGGGGACGTGTCCCCCCCGACGTGGAGCACGTCTTCGAGAACCCGGGGGACGAGGATTTCGTGTTCGTCTGCATCGTACCCGCCCACGGAGACCCCCACGCGAAGAAGACCGCCATGCGGGCCGAGCGGGCCGCCCGAAAGACGGCGAAAAACGACGCCAAGGAGGGGGCGGGGACACCGTGA